GAGGCTTCCGGGCGGGCACGTCACCGCCGAGTGGGTGGAGACCTCCGACGTGGTGGGGGTCGCCTACGACACCCCCATCGCCGGGTTCGGCAACAACACCGTCAACACGCTTCGGCTGTGGTCTGCCAGGGCGTCCAAGGACTTCGACCTGGAGTATTTCCAGGAAGGCGACTACCTGAAGGCCGTGGAGGAGAAGAACCTTTCGGAGAACATATCGAAGGTCCTCTATCCCAACGACGAGACCAGCGAGGGCCGGGAGCTTAGGCTCAAGCAGCAGTATTTCTTCGTTTCCTGCTCCATCCAGGACATAATAAGGCGCTACCTTGTAACCCACCAGAATTTCGACGAATTTCCCGACAAGGTGGCCATCCACATGAACGACACCCACCCGTCCCTTGCGGTGGCCGAGCTCATGCGGATCCTCATGGACAACTACCATCTTGACTGGGACACGGCCTGGGACCTTACGACCCGCTCCTGCGCCTACACCAACCACACCCTTCTGGCCGAGGCCATGGAAAAATGGCCGGTGGAGATGTTCGCCCGCATCCTTCCCCGGCCCCTTGAAATAATCTTCGAGATAAACCGCCGGTTTCTGCGGGACGTTGCAGTGCGTTTTCCAGACGAGCCCGAAAGGCTTGGCCGAATGAGCCTGGTGGGGGAGCGCTGCGGCAAGCGCATCCGCATGGCGCATCTGGCCATCGTGGGGTCGCACTCGGTGAACGGCGTGGCTGCTCTCCACTCGAAGCTTTTGGCGGAAAGGGAACTGAAGGACTTTGCCGAGATGTTTCCGGGAAGGTTCAACAACAAGACCAACGGCATCACCCCGCGTCGCTGGCTCATGGCCGCCAACCCTGACTTGGCCCACCTGATAACGGAGAAAATCGGCGACGGCTGGCTCACGAATCTTTCCATGCTCAAAAAAATCGAGCCTCTTGCCGATGATCCCGAATTCTGCGAGCGCTGGCGGATTGTCAAAAAGACCAACAAGGAGAGGCTGGCCCGGATCACCAGGGCCGTCACCGGAGCGGTGATTGACCCGGACTCCATCTTCGACGTCCAGGTGAAGCGCATCCACGAGTACAAGCGCCAGCTTATGAACATCCTGCACGCGGTCCACACCTGGCTTTCCATCAAATACACGCCGGGCTTCGACATACACCCCATAACCTACATCTTCGGCGGCAAGGCCGCTCCCGGCTACCAGGCCGCCAAGGACATCATAAGGCTCATCTGCCAGGTGGGCGAGATGCTGAACCGGGACAGCTCCACCAACCATCTTTTAAAGGTGGTCTTTCTGCCAAACTACCGGGTATCGCTCGCCGAGCACATCTTTCCGGCAACGGACGTCTCCGAGCAGATAAGCACGGCGGGCTTCGAGGCATCCGGCACCAGCAACATGAAATTCGCCTTAAACGGCGCGCTCACCCTGGGAACCCTGGACGGGGCCAACATCGAGATAATGGAGGAGGTCGGCAGGGAAAACGTGTTCATCTTC
The genomic region above belongs to Deltaproteobacteria bacterium and contains:
- a CDS encoding glycogen/starch/alpha-glucan phosphorylase codes for the protein MFKNWGTFRKGKDPQSIQISFASHLQYSLSKDQYTATDRDLYLALALSARDRLIERWIRTQQMYYLNNVKRVYYLSAEYLMGRVLESNLINLGMYAETQEAMDDINVVLEGLFEMEPDMGLGNGGLGRLAACFMDSLATLAIPAYGYGIRYEFGIFEQEIRGLAQVERPENWLKFANPWEIARPEFAITVHFGGRVNYVRLPGGHVTAEWVETSDVVGVAYDTPIAGFGNNTVNTLRLWSARASKDFDLEYFQEGDYLKAVEEKNLSENISKVLYPNDETSEGRELRLKQQYFFVSCSIQDIIRRYLVTHQNFDEFPDKVAIHMNDTHPSLAVAELMRILMDNYHLDWDTAWDLTTRSCAYTNHTLLAEAMEKWPVEMFARILPRPLEIIFEINRRFLRDVAVRFPDEPERLGRMSLVGERCGKRIRMAHLAIVGSHSVNGVAALHSKLLAERELKDFAEMFPGRFNNKTNGITPRRWLMAANPDLAHLITEKIGDGWLTNLSMLKKIEPLADDPEFCERWRIVKKTNKERLARITRAVTGAVIDPDSIFDVQVKRIHEYKRQLMNILHAVHTWLSIKYTPGFDIHPITYIFGGKAAPGYQAAKDIIRLICQVGEMLNRDSSTNHLLKVVFLPNYRVSLAEHIFPATDVSEQISTAGFEASGTSNMKFALNGALTLGTLDGANIEIMEEVGRENVFIFGLTAPEVAEIKPGYHPMNTQRDDFLNKAIDLIGRGFFNPEDPGLFYTLIKKLMEEDPYLVLADFDAYRMAHQEVDRLYRDQAAWIKKSILNVARIGKFSSDRTILEYNREIWKATPLKIVKEEVDVAALPHKRRGRKP